The Gemmobacter aquarius genome contains the following window.
TGGGTAAACCTGCCGACCTTTGATCCGACGACGGGCAAGGATGTTGTCAGCCGCTTGCGGCGCGATGCGGGGATTAACCTTTTGTTAGGGTTTTTCCTGCCATTCGTGATCCCGGCGGTGGTGCGTTTCGGGCTGGGCGGGATCGGGGCCGAGGCATTCTTGTCGCCGCAGACGCTGATATGGACAATGGCGGCATGGGTTTTCATTCCGGCTTCGCTGGTGTTGCGCGGTGTGGCGATGCTGCGCGTGGCGCAGATGGTGCGCCAGAAGCGGCGGGCTTCGGCGCTGGCCTACGACGAGGCATTCTTCGCGGCCTGATCGCGCTGGCGATGCTGGCCTTTCCACTGGCGGGCGGGGCGGGGGCCGAGGAACGGTTGCGCGTCGCCACCTGGAACATCGGGCTGGAACGGGACGGGCCGGGGCTGCTTTTGCGCGACATCACGGGCGGCAAGGACGCGCAGGTTCTGGCATCGGTCGCGGTGCTGGCGGCGCTGGATGCCGATGTGGTGCTGCTGACCGGATTTGACCATGACGCGGGGCTGGCGGCGCTGGATGCGTTCAGGGACGCTTTGGCCAAGGGCGGGGTAGCTTACGGCTACCGTTTCGCGCTGAACCCGAACACCGGCGTGCCGACGGGGCTGGACATCGACGGCAACGGGCGGTCGGGCGAGGCGCGGGACGCGCAGGGCTGGGGCAAGTTTCGCGGGGCGGGCGGAATGGCGGTGCTGTCGCGCCTGCCGGTCGATGTTGCCGGGGTGCGGGATTTCTCGAAGCTGTTGTGGCGCGATCTGCCGGACGCGCAATTGCCCGGAGACATGGCGGCGCAGAACCTGCAAGGGCAGCGGCTTTCGACCACGGGGCATTGGGATGTGCCGCTGGTCTTGCCGGACGGGGGGGCGCTGCATCTTTGGGCGTGGCACGCGACGCCGCCGGTGTTTGACGGCCCCGAGGACCGGAACGGGCGGCGCAACCATGACGAGGCAGCGTTCTGGCTGGCCTATCTGGACGGGCGGATCGGCATGGCCCCCCCGCGCGGTTCGTGCTTTTGGGGGATGCCAACCTGGACCCGGTAAAGGGGGACGGTCGGCCCGCCGCGTTGCTGGCGCTGCTGGGTGATGCGCGGCTGGCCGATCCGGTGGGGGCAGAGGATACGGTGGATTATGGCCCGCCGCTTGGTGCGCTGCGGCTGGATTACGTGCTGCCTGCGGCGGGTCTGACGGTGGCGGGGGCGAAGGCGGGGGCGGGGGCGGTGGCGGTGGCGGGGGCGGGGGTACTTCGGCCGGACGGTCTGGCGGAGGGGCTGGCGGCTGCGCTCAGGCTTTCATCGCGTCACTGGCCGGTATGGGTCGATCTGGTGCTGCCTTCGGGGCGGTCTTGACCAGCCAGTCGATCACCTCGGCCTGACGGGGGAGCGCGACCTTGGCCTCGCCGCCGAAGGTGAGGTCGAGCACCAGTTCGCGCCCCTTGCGCCGGTGTGCCAGAACCGCACGACGCGCCACCCAATGCGAGCGGTGGACGCGCAGGCCCAACCCTTGGGGCAATTGGACGAGCAGCGCCGAGAAAGGGCCGGGCACGTCGTAGCTGTGGGTGTCGGTGACGATGCCGACGTAATTGCCCTGCGCTTCGATGTGCAGGATGGTTTCGGGCGGGATGTCGTGCCCGCCCGCCTGGAGCCGCGCGTGCGACTGGGCGGCGGGTTCCGAGATGGCGGGGTCTTTGCGGAGTTCCTGAAGGATGCGCGGCAGCAACAGCCAGATCACCAGTTGCAACGCAATCTCGATCACGACGAAGTAGAACACCGTCAGCACGGCAAAGATCTTGGCGCTGATCCGTTCCACACCTGTCAGATAGAAGACCGTCGCCTCGCTTGCCGCAAGGCCGAGTGCCGAGACGGTCAGCACCACATACCAGTGCGATATGACGACGGCGCGGCCTTTGCCGCCGAAGATCGCATCGGCAAGGGTGTAAAAGCCGATAAGGCCGAGGGCGACGACCAGAACCCCCGCGCCGTATTGCGTCAATCTGATGCCGAGCGGGGTCGTGGTGGACTGGCCGCTCGGGTCCAGCAGGGTAAGGCCCATCCACATCAGAACGTAAAGGGCGATCAGATAGCGGTGCAACATGGCGCGCGCGGATTCGAACCGGCGCATCCGCAGGGTTTCGCCATTGACGAGGCGCAGGTGCAGGCCTTCGCCCGTCGGGTTTTTCGAGGCGCGGCGCATCACGGCGCATCGCTGCGCGGCAGGCCGAGGCCGGTCAGCCAATTGCGGACCGCATGCCGCCGGGTGACGGCGACCGGAACGGTCTGGCCGCCCTTGAGGCGCAGGGTGATATCGCGCCCCTTGGCCTGCCAGCCGACCAGCGCCGAGGCGGCGACCCAATGCGAGCGGTGCACCTGCATGCCCAGCGGGTCCGGCAACTGGCCTACCAGATCGGACAGCGGGCCGGGCAACAGAGCCGTGCGGTCGTTGGCCCGCAGATGGACGTAGTTTCCGTCCGCTTGCAGGTGGATCAGCGCCTGAAACGGAAAGCTGACCCCGTCGGCTTCGAGGAACCCATCGGGCAGGGGCGGGGCCGGGCGCGCCGGTGTGCGGGGCGTTTCGGTCATCCAGAGTGCGGGATCGGATTCGGCAAGCGTGCGGATCGGAAGGCCGCGCAACTCGGCCAGGATAAGGGGGATCAGCCGGTGGTTGACGATGGTGGCTGCAAGTTCGGCGACGAGGTAATGGAACACCAAAAGAAGGGTGAGCCGCGTCAGGTTTTCGCTGAAGTCGGGCACGAACATCCGCAGCAAGCTCTCGCCCACGATCACCGAGCAGAGCGTGGAGGCGAAGAGGATCGGCGACAGGTGGATCGAGAAAGAGCCGCGCCTTTTGGCGATACGGGCGCAGGCCGCAAAGCCCGACATCGCGGCGAGCATGAAGGCGGTCATCGAGCAGACGTAGATCGCGCCGCGCAATTCGACGGGCAGGCTGCGGGCGGCATCGTTGGTGTCGAGGCCGACGAGCACGAAGAGGATGACAAGGTAAAGCGACAGAAGATGCCGGTGCAGCACGATCACCTGCATCTCGCCCGGCAGGATGTGGAGCCTGCCGAGGCTGAGGAGATGCAAGGTGAGCGCGCCGTTGGCGGGGGGTGCGGTCATGGCCGGTCCGCCTGCACGGGACGGGTCACGCCGGGGGCGTATCGGACGTCAGGTCTGCGTTGCATCCTGTCAGGCCGCCGCGTCGGGGGATTGCAAGAGAAGGCCGCCGTCTGCCGCGAAGTGCTTGTCCTTACGCAGGTCCCTGAGGATGTAGCCCATCGTGTACTGCATCATGATGCTGGTCAGCAGCTCGGTCACGACGATGTAGAACACGAGCTTCATCGCGAAGTGCAGGGGCGTCGAACGGGGTATGCCGAAGAAGAACGGATCGAGCACATCGGCGCTGGCGACCGCGCAGGTGACTGTCAACACCAGAACCCAGGCCATCCGGACGCGGGGAATGGTTCCGGTGCGTCTGGCCCACCAGACGGCCACGTGCTTGCACAGCACGACGATCAGCACGCCGGCGAAAACCTCGATCGTGGCTACGGCAAGGGTGAGTTCGGGTGTACGCACATCGCTGTCGCGGCCGATCGTGGCGACGAGGATCATGCATGCAAGGCCGAAGTAGAAGAAGAGCATGATGCGATGCCGCGTCACGGCGTAGAATTCGCCTTCGTACAAGATAAATTCGGGCCCAAGAGGGACCTTCACCACTGACATCTTCATCGTAACGACCCCTAACCCCGCAAAGGTAGCATTCCCTAATAACGGGGCAACCATTCTTTTGGATAGCTTTGATTGACAAGTATTAACGAAGCCTTCCGGCAACGCTGCGTGGCAAGCGGGAGCAGACAGTTGCCTTGACCGCGCGGGGCCAAGCGGCTAGGCCACGGGCCAACGATTTTTCCGATGTTTTGCAGGAGCGCGCGCCGTGGCAAACCCTTCCATCCTTATCCTTGCCGGTGACGGTATCGGCCCCGAGGTCATGGCCGAGGTGAAGAAGATCATCGGCTGGTTCGGCACCAAGCGGGGCGTTACCTTTGACGTGACCGAAGATCTGGTGGGCGGTTGCGCCTATGACGCGCATGGCACGCCCCTGACCGATGCCACCATGGCCAAGGCGCAAGAGGTAGACGCGGTGCTTCTGGGCGCCGTGGGCGGGCCGAAATACGACGTGCTCGATTTCAGCGTGAAGCCCGAGCGCGGGCTGTTGCGGCTGCGCAAGGAGATGGACCTGTTTTCCAACTTGCGCCCCGCGCAGTGCTTTGACGCGCTGGCCG
Protein-coding sequences here:
- a CDS encoding endonuclease/exonuclease/phosphatase family protein, with product MLAFPLAGGAGAEERLRVATWNIGLERDGPGLLLRDITGGKDAQVLASVAVLAALDADVVLLTGFDHDAGLAALDAFRDALAKGGVAYGYRFALNPNTGVPTGLDIDGNGRSGEARDAQGWGKFRGAGGMAVLSRLPVDVAGVRDFSKLLWRDLPDAQLPGDMAAQNLQGQRLSTTGHWDVPLVLPDGGALHLWAWHATPPVFDGPEDRNGRRNHDEAAFWLAYLDGRIGMAPPRGSCFWGMPTWTR
- a CDS encoding LytTR family DNA-binding domain-containing protein; protein product: MRRASKNPTGEGLHLRLVNGETLRMRRFESARAMLHRYLIALYVLMWMGLTLLDPSGQSTTTPLGIRLTQYGAGVLVVALGLIGFYTLADAIFGGKGRAVVISHWYVVLTVSALGLAASEATVFYLTGVERISAKIFAVLTVFYFVVIEIALQLVIWLLLPRILQELRKDPAISEPAAQSHARLQAGGHDIPPETILHIEAQGNYVGIVTDTHSYDVPGPFSALLVQLPQGLGLRVHRSHWVARRAVLAHRRKGRELVLDLTFGGEAKVALPRQAEVIDWLVKTAPKAAPDRPIPASDAMKA
- a CDS encoding LytTR family DNA-binding domain-containing protein, whose amino-acid sequence is MTAPPANGALTLHLLSLGRLHILPGEMQVIVLHRHLLSLYLVILFVLVGLDTNDAARSLPVELRGAIYVCSMTAFMLAAMSGFAACARIAKRRGSFSIHLSPILFASTLCSVIVGESLLRMFVPDFSENLTRLTLLLVFHYLVAELAATIVNHRLIPLILAELRGLPIRTLAESDPALWMTETPRTPARPAPPLPDGFLEADGVSFPFQALIHLQADGNYVHLRANDRTALLPGPLSDLVGQLPDPLGMQVHRSHWVAASALVGWQAKGRDITLRLKGGQTVPVAVTRRHAVRNWLTGLGLPRSDAP